In the genome of Tautonia marina, one region contains:
- a CDS encoding L-lactate dehydrogenase yields MIGEARGGKVGLVGTGMVGSSFAYALMQRRVASELVMIDLDHRRAEGEAMDLNHGLPFVSPMRVRAGTYDDLADAEVVVITAGRNQRPGETRLDLLAKNAAVIEDIVPKIVAASPSAIQLIATNPVDVLTQIAAEKAGLPQGRVLGSGTVLDTARFRFLLGEHFRVNPRSVHAYIIGEHGDTQVPVWSLASIGGVGLETFVGAQGRSKDLADRDRIAEQTRTAAYEIIQRKQATYYAIGLALVGIVEAILRDQKTVLTVCSPLTNLEGLSGPMSSSLPSVVGRGGAEHVIDLPLTPAERDAFVHSVQTLRKSLDEVRGIGGFFA; encoded by the coding sequence ATGATCGGTGAAGCACGCGGCGGCAAGGTCGGCCTGGTTGGCACGGGCATGGTCGGCAGCTCCTTTGCCTACGCCCTCATGCAGCGCCGGGTAGCCTCCGAGCTGGTCATGATCGACCTCGACCACCGCCGGGCCGAGGGGGAGGCAATGGACCTGAACCACGGCCTCCCCTTCGTCTCTCCCATGCGCGTTCGGGCCGGAACCTACGACGACCTGGCCGATGCCGAGGTCGTTGTCATCACCGCCGGCCGCAACCAGCGCCCCGGTGAAACCCGGCTCGACCTGCTGGCCAAGAACGCCGCCGTCATTGAGGACATCGTGCCGAAGATCGTCGCCGCCTCTCCCAGCGCCATCCAGTTGATCGCCACCAACCCCGTGGACGTTCTGACCCAGATCGCCGCTGAGAAAGCCGGATTGCCGCAAGGCCGGGTGCTCGGCTCCGGCACCGTGCTTGACACGGCCCGCTTCCGCTTCCTGCTGGGCGAGCACTTCCGCGTCAACCCCCGGAGCGTCCACGCCTACATCATCGGCGAGCACGGCGACACCCAGGTTCCCGTCTGGAGCCTCGCGTCGATCGGCGGCGTCGGCCTCGAAACCTTCGTCGGGGCTCAAGGCCGCTCCAAGGACCTGGCCGACCGCGATCGGATCGCCGAGCAGACCCGCACCGCCGCCTACGAGATCATCCAGCGTAAGCAGGCCACCTACTACGCCATCGGCCTGGCCCTGGTCGGCATCGTCGAGGCGATCCTCCGCGATCAGAAGACCGTCCTGACCGTCTGCTCCCCTCTGACCAACCTCGAAGGGCTTTCCGGCCCGATGTCGAGCAGCCTGCCCAGCGTCGTCGGCCGAGGAGGGGCCGAGCACGTCATCGACCTCCCGCTGACCCCTGCCGAGCGAGACGCCTTCGTCCACTCGGTCCAGACCCTCCGCAAGAGCCTCGACGAGGTCCGAGGGATCGGAGGCTTCTTCGCATGA
- a CDS encoding cyclase family protein, whose translation MIFDLSPPISDRLKVWPGDTPPRREVLLDLNRGDNLTLSTLHATVHLGSHVDGPNHYGRGSAGVDSWPIDRFIGTCQVIRVAVEPGALVRVDHLRGTTIDAPRLLIATDSFPDPELFREDFNALDPDLVAWLHDLGVRLVGLDTPSVDPFSSKDLPAHHRFLDLGMTILEGLVLADVPEGRYELIALPLRLVGFDASPVRAILRTLPS comes from the coding sequence ATGATCTTCGACCTCTCCCCTCCCATCTCCGACCGTCTCAAGGTCTGGCCAGGCGACACCCCGCCCCGCCGGGAGGTGCTGCTTGACCTCAACCGGGGGGACAACCTCACCCTCTCGACCCTGCACGCGACCGTTCACCTCGGCTCCCACGTGGACGGCCCGAACCACTACGGCCGGGGCTCGGCCGGAGTCGATTCCTGGCCGATCGACCGATTCATCGGCACCTGTCAGGTCATCCGCGTGGCGGTTGAGCCGGGAGCGTTGGTCCGCGTCGATCACCTTCGAGGGACCACGATCGACGCCCCCCGCCTCCTCATCGCCACCGACTCGTTCCCCGACCCCGAGCTGTTCCGCGAAGACTTCAACGCCCTCGACCCCGACCTCGTCGCCTGGCTACACGATCTAGGCGTCCGGCTCGTCGGACTCGATACCCCGAGCGTCGATCCCTTCTCGTCGAAGGATCTCCCCGCCCATCACCGGTTCCTCGACCTTGGCATGACGATCCTCGAAGGGCTGGTCCTTGCCGACGTGCCCGAAGGCCGATATGAGCTGATCGCCCTGCCGCTTCGACTCGTCGGGTTCGACGCCAGCCCCGTCCGAGCCATCCTGAGGACCCTTCCCTCATGA
- a CDS encoding aminotransferase class V-fold PLP-dependent enzyme: MSPASPTDSLLSFRDRFPILGTTTYLISNSLGAVPSAVDECLHEYYATWASRGVRAWEETWWDLAASTGDLVAPLIGAGPGEVVFQPSVTLTHAVIFSCFDFRGFRPRIVTDAMHFPSIRYLIEEQRSLGAEVIDIPTDDGITIDTTRVIEAIDERTAFVNLSHVLFKSSYIHDVASIADRARQVGAITIIDGYQSVGSIPVDVRELGVDVYLGGCLKWLCGGPGTAFLWVRPEIREDLTPRLTGWMSHVRPFAFEPTLERRADAWRFLNGTPSIPALYAARPGLEIIQEAGIEAIRSKSIRQTDRLLRLADARGFRSTTPRDPGRRAGTVALDVPEGLAVSRALKAREILCDYRPGAGIRLSPHFYSRDDELDLALDAIAEILDSGAWRPFSTTTGAVT, from the coding sequence ATGAGCCCCGCTAGCCCGACCGACTCACTCCTGAGCTTCCGCGACCGCTTCCCGATCCTGGGGACGACGACCTACCTCATCAGCAACTCCCTCGGCGCCGTGCCCAGCGCTGTGGATGAGTGCCTCCACGAGTACTACGCCACCTGGGCCTCCCGAGGGGTCCGAGCCTGGGAGGAAACCTGGTGGGACCTGGCCGCCTCGACCGGCGATCTGGTCGCCCCCCTGATCGGAGCCGGGCCGGGTGAGGTAGTCTTCCAGCCGAGCGTCACGCTGACTCACGCCGTCATCTTTAGCTGCTTCGACTTCCGGGGCTTCCGCCCGCGGATCGTCACCGACGCCATGCACTTCCCCTCTATCCGCTACCTGATCGAGGAGCAGCGGAGCCTCGGGGCCGAGGTCATCGACATCCCGACCGACGACGGCATCACCATCGACACCACCCGCGTCATCGAGGCCATCGACGAGCGGACCGCCTTCGTCAACCTCTCACACGTCCTGTTCAAGAGCTCGTACATCCACGACGTGGCCAGCATCGCCGATCGGGCCAGGCAGGTCGGCGCGATCACGATCATCGACGGCTACCAGTCGGTCGGATCGATCCCGGTCGATGTCCGAGAGCTCGGGGTCGATGTCTATCTCGGAGGCTGCCTCAAGTGGCTCTGCGGGGGTCCGGGGACTGCGTTCCTCTGGGTCCGTCCCGAGATCCGGGAGGACCTCACCCCTCGCCTGACCGGCTGGATGTCGCACGTTCGTCCGTTTGCGTTCGAACCGACGCTCGAGCGCCGGGCCGACGCCTGGCGGTTCCTCAACGGCACCCCAAGCATCCCCGCCCTCTACGCCGCAAGGCCGGGCCTGGAGATCATCCAGGAGGCCGGCATCGAGGCGATCCGCTCCAAGTCGATCCGCCAGACCGACCGCTTGCTCCGGCTGGCCGACGCCCGCGGCTTCCGATCGACGACCCCCCGCGATCCAGGCCGACGCGCGGGGACCGTGGCCCTCGACGTGCCGGAGGGCCTGGCCGTCTCCCGAGCCCTGAAGGCCCGGGAGATCCTCTGCGACTATCGGCCCGGAGCCGGGATCCGCCTCTCCCCTCACTTCTACTCGCGGGATGATGAGCTGGACCTGGCCCTCGATGCCATTGCCGAGATCCTCGACTCCGGCGCCTGGCGGCCGTTCTCCACCACCACCGGCGCCGTGACCTGA